A window from Drosophila gunungcola strain Sukarami unplaced genomic scaffold, Dgunungcola_SK_2 000145F, whole genome shotgun sequence encodes these proteins:
- the LOC128265662 gene encoding dual specificity mitogen-activated protein kinase kinase dSOR1 isoform X2: MSKNKLNLVLPPVNTEATVAAATVAPTPPFKTPSGTDLLGKPKTSIDALTETLEGLDMDDTERKRIKVFLSQKEKIGELSDEDLEKLGELGSGNGGVVMKVRHTHTHLIMARKLIHLEVKPAIKKQILRELKVLHECNFPHIVGFYGAFYSDGEISICMEYMDGGSLDLILKRAGRIPESILGRITLAVLKGLSYLRDKHAIIHRDVKPSNILVNSSGEIKICDFGVSGQLIDSMANSFVGTRSYMSPERLQGTHYSVQSDIWSLGLSLVEMAIGMYPIPPPNTATLESIFADNAEEGGQPTDEPRAMAIFELLDYIVNEPPPKLEHKIFSSEFKDFVDICLKKQPDERADLKTLLSHPWIRKAEVEEVDISGWVCKTMDLPPSTPKRNTSPN, translated from the exons atgtCGAAAAACAAGCTGAATCTGGTGCTGCCGCCGGTAAATACGGAGGCAACTGTTGCCGCCGCCACAGTGGCGCCGACGCCGCCGTTCAAAACCCCTTCGGGCACAGA TTTGCTGGGCAAGCCGAAGACGAGCATCGATGCGCTGACGGAGACGCTGGAGGGACTGGACATGGACGACACGGAGCGCAAGCGGATCAAGGTGTTCCTCAGCCAGAAGGAGAAGATCGGCGAGCTGTCGGACGAGGATCTGGAGAAGCTGGGCGAACTGGGCTCGGGCAACGGCGGCGTGGTGATGAAGGTCcggcacacgcacacacacctGATCATGGCCAGGAAACTGATCCACCTGGAGGTGAAGCCGGCGATCAAGAAACAGATCCTGCGCGAACTGAAAGTCCTCCACGAATGCAACTTCCCGCACATCGTTGGCTTCTACGGCGCCTTCTACAGCGACGGCGAGATCAGCATCTGCATGGAGTACATGGACGGTGGCTCGCTGGACCTGATCCTCAAGCGGGCCGGCCGAATACCGGAGTCCATCCTCGGCCGCATCACGCTGGCGGTGCTCAAGGGTCTGAGCTACCTGCGCGACAAGCACGCCATCATCCACCGGGACGTCAAGCCGAGCAATATCCTCGTCAACAGCAGCGGCGAGATCAAGATCTGTGATTTCGGCGTCTCCGGCCAACTGATCGACTCCATGGCCAACTCCTTCGTGGGCACCCGCAGCTATATGTCG CCGGAGCGACTGCAGGGCACCCATTACTCGGTGCAGTCGGACATCTGGTCGCTGGGCCTGTCGCTGGTGGAGATGGCCATCGGCATGTACCCCATCCCGCCGCCGAACACCGCCACCCTGGAGTCCATATTCGCGGACAACGCGGAGGAGGGCGGCCAGCCGACGGACGAGCCCCGGGCAATGGCCATCTTCGAGCTGCTCGACTACATTGTGAACGAACCGCCGCCGAAGCTGGAGCACAAGATATTCTCCAGCGAGTTCAAGGACTTCGTGGACATCTGCCTGAAGAAGCAGCCCGACGAGCGGGCCGATCTCAAGACCCTGCTG AGTCACCCGTGGATTCGCAAGGCGGAAGTGGAGGAGGTGGATATATCCGGCTGGGTGTGCAAGACAATGGATCTGCCGCCGTCGACGCCAAAGCGGAATACGTCGCCCAACTAG
- the LOC128265662 gene encoding dual specificity mitogen-activated protein kinase kinase dSOR1 isoform X1, which yields MSKNKLNLVLPPVNTEATVAAATVAPTPPFKTPSGTDTHSLLGKPKTSIDALTETLEGLDMDDTERKRIKVFLSQKEKIGELSDEDLEKLGELGSGNGGVVMKVRHTHTHLIMARKLIHLEVKPAIKKQILRELKVLHECNFPHIVGFYGAFYSDGEISICMEYMDGGSLDLILKRAGRIPESILGRITLAVLKGLSYLRDKHAIIHRDVKPSNILVNSSGEIKICDFGVSGQLIDSMANSFVGTRSYMSPERLQGTHYSVQSDIWSLGLSLVEMAIGMYPIPPPNTATLESIFADNAEEGGQPTDEPRAMAIFELLDYIVNEPPPKLEHKIFSSEFKDFVDICLKKQPDERADLKTLLSHPWIRKAEVEEVDISGWVCKTMDLPPSTPKRNTSPN from the exons atgtCGAAAAACAAGCTGAATCTGGTGCTGCCGCCGGTAAATACGGAGGCAACTGTTGCCGCCGCCACAGTGGCGCCGACGCCGCCGTTCAAAACCCCTTCGGGCACAGA CACACACAGTTTGCTGGGCAAGCCGAAGACGAGCATCGATGCGCTGACGGAGACGCTGGAGGGACTGGACATGGACGACACGGAGCGCAAGCGGATCAAGGTGTTCCTCAGCCAGAAGGAGAAGATCGGCGAGCTGTCGGACGAGGATCTGGAGAAGCTGGGCGAACTGGGCTCGGGCAACGGCGGCGTGGTGATGAAGGTCcggcacacgcacacacacctGATCATGGCCAGGAAACTGATCCACCTGGAGGTGAAGCCGGCGATCAAGAAACAGATCCTGCGCGAACTGAAAGTCCTCCACGAATGCAACTTCCCGCACATCGTTGGCTTCTACGGCGCCTTCTACAGCGACGGCGAGATCAGCATCTGCATGGAGTACATGGACGGTGGCTCGCTGGACCTGATCCTCAAGCGGGCCGGCCGAATACCGGAGTCCATCCTCGGCCGCATCACGCTGGCGGTGCTCAAGGGTCTGAGCTACCTGCGCGACAAGCACGCCATCATCCACCGGGACGTCAAGCCGAGCAATATCCTCGTCAACAGCAGCGGCGAGATCAAGATCTGTGATTTCGGCGTCTCCGGCCAACTGATCGACTCCATGGCCAACTCCTTCGTGGGCACCCGCAGCTATATGTCG CCGGAGCGACTGCAGGGCACCCATTACTCGGTGCAGTCGGACATCTGGTCGCTGGGCCTGTCGCTGGTGGAGATGGCCATCGGCATGTACCCCATCCCGCCGCCGAACACCGCCACCCTGGAGTCCATATTCGCGGACAACGCGGAGGAGGGCGGCCAGCCGACGGACGAGCCCCGGGCAATGGCCATCTTCGAGCTGCTCGACTACATTGTGAACGAACCGCCGCCGAAGCTGGAGCACAAGATATTCTCCAGCGAGTTCAAGGACTTCGTGGACATCTGCCTGAAGAAGCAGCCCGACGAGCGGGCCGATCTCAAGACCCTGCTG AGTCACCCGTGGATTCGCAAGGCGGAAGTGGAGGAGGTGGATATATCCGGCTGGGTGTGCAAGACAATGGATCTGCCGCCGTCGACGCCAAAGCGGAATACGTCGCCCAACTAG
- the LOC128265665 gene encoding TM2 domain-containing protein almondex translates to MRMQRQCIVVNMRSAIVLIMIFVLTGIRNSETASGGNQMDLSDAKGDHKDNSNASNGNNGNDNEVYVPPIVSTMVAKNGGSGGPLDNITAYSSSSSSSNGHNNNNNMLCPYDKETPCDRLHFPCIRCNYNYGCLYGRDVNVTCEIVGNVQCQGERSFQRQMSCRYCYQTEMWQQSCGQRSSCNSATDKLFRTNCTVHQDVLCLGNRSFTRNLRCNWTQGYRWSTALLISLTLGGFGADRFYLGHWQEGIGKLFSFGGLGVWTIIDVLLISMHYLGPADGSLYI, encoded by the coding sequence ATGAGGATGCAACGCCAGTGCATTGTGGTCAACATGCGATCGGCCATCGTCCTGATCATGATCTTTGTGCTGACGGGGATCAGGAACAGCGAGACGGCCAGCGGGGGCAACCAAATGGACTTGTCGGACGCGAAAGGCGATCACAAGGACAACAGCAATGCGAGTAATGGCAACAATGGCAACGATAACGAAGTGTATGTGCCACCGATTGTGTCCACCATGGTGGCCAAAAATGGAGGATCCGGTGGCCCCCTGGACAACATCACTGCCtacagcagtagcagcagcagcagcaatggtcataacaacaacaacaacatgttGTGCCCGTACGACAAGGAGACACCCTGCGACCGCCTGCACTTTCCGTGCATCCGGTGCAACTACAACTACGGCTGCCTGTACGGCCGGGACGTGAACGTGACCTGCGAGATCGTGGGCAACGTGCAGTGCCAGGGCGAGCGGAGTTTCCAGCGGCAGATGAGCTGCCGCTACTGCTACCAGACGGAGATGTGGCAGCAGAGCTGCGGCCAGCGCTCCAGCTGCAACTCGGCCACGGACAAGCTGTTCCGCACCAACTGCACGGTGCACCAGGACGTGCTCTGCCTGGGCAATCGTTCCTTCACCCGCAATCTGCGATGCAACTGGACGCAGGGCTATCGCTGGAGCACCGCCCTGCTGATAAGCCTCACACTGGGCGGCTTTGGAGCCGATCGATTCTATCTGGGCCACTGGCAGGAGGGCATTGGCAAGCTGTTCAGCTTCGGCGGCCTCGGCGTCTGGACCATCATCGATGTCCTGCTCATCTCGATGCATTATCTGGGCCCAGCGGATGGCTCGCTTTATATCTAG
- the LOC128265659 gene encoding la-related protein 7, protein MAAKSTEKEKAEGQESATPVEKPDTAASSEPVEENAKEPAADNTTPAKKDGGRKRKRHLFNSIRGQMEFYFGDANLSKDRFLRRYVEQDPYVPLEIFLTFNKIKTLTQDVQQIAKALSNSQLLELDETKLKVRRKTKLPDQRDVNDKTLYVEALPANASHDWLKEVFSRYGSVAYVSLPHYPGTKKIKEFAFIEFEKAGSVEKAVKAFSQVQGVLSVETDPGELASVRSFQQQQQQQLQQKVEPTTDENDTLEPPPPPPLLKRNAKREAVAITETGPEVKRVKLEEEQPSESSTAEGTSSETEAEGTAAGEATTDQEEKTEPTDGEAKKRRRKRKKKAIVDKPNIEPSALELKVLPKTSWSSLRNKYLNLQRRLISEAKVKLWRESHPQNQPHHHHHQQQHQNQSQSKPSQLPEVANKEEEAGGPEIPSEGGEAAGEAAVPVPAKRRKAVHKMNMNFYGAGGVESTKSEEPSQERTPLFKYEPGLIVECSLLEPCTNVKEFKADMRQYPDIKYVDIKEGDQVAQLRLATPAAAEELVRQVNCAERQLKVLAGQPETLYWRKIEQDREAKLSKKVRVQQKRGREKISKLLAKHIKFDDGDDEVQAAAMD, encoded by the exons ATGGCTGCCAAAAGCACGGAGAAGGAAAAGGCCGAGGGCCAGGAGTCCGCCACGCCGGTGGAAAAGCCCGATACTGCCGCATCCAGTGAGCCAGTCGAGGAAAACGCCAAGGAACCGGCGGCGGACAACACAACGCCGGCTAAGAAGGATGGAGGACGCAAACGGAAGCGCCATTTGTTCAACTCGATTCGCGGCCAAATGGAGTTCTATTTCGGAGACGCCAACTTGAGTAAGGATCGCTTCCTGCGTCGCTACGTAGAGCAGGATCCAT ATGTGCCCCTGGAGATTTTCCTCACGTTCAACAAAATCAAGACGCTCACCCAGGATGTGCAGCAGATAGCCAAGGCGCTGAGCAACTCCCAGCTCCTGGAACTGGACGAGACCAAGCTGAAGGTGAGGCGCAAGACCAAGCTTCCGGATCAGCGCGATGTCAACGACAAGACGCTGTATGTGGAGGCCCTGCCCGCCAATGCTAGCCACGATTGGCTCAAGGAGGTGTTCAGCCGCTACGGATCGGTGGCCTACGTCTCGCTGCCCCACTATCCGGGCACCAAGAAGATCAAGGAGTTCGCCTTCATCGAATTCGAGAAGGCCGGCTCGGTGGAGAAGGCTGTGAAGGCATTTTCCCAAGTCCAGGGCGTTCTCTCCGTGGAAACAGATCCTGGCGAACTGGCCAGCGTGCGCTCCttccagcaacagcagcagcagcagctgcaacagAAAGTAGAGCCGACAACCGACGAGAATGATACGCTTGaaccgccgccaccgccaccgctaCTCAAGCGGAATGCGAAGAGAGAGGCTGTGGCCATCACCGAAACGGGTCCCGAGGTGAAACGGGTCAAgttggaggaggagcagcccAGCGAGAGCTCCACGGCGGAGGGAACGTCCAGCGAAACGGAGGCAGAGGGCACAGCAGCTGGAGAAGCCACCACCGATCAGGAGGAGAAAACAGAGCCAACCGACGGCGAGGCCAAGAAGCGTCGTCGCAAGCGCAAGAAGAAGGCCATTGTGGACAAGCCGAACATTGAGCCCAGTGCCTTGGAGCTCAAGGTGCTGCCCAAGACCAGCTGGAGCAGTCTGCGCAACAAGTACTTGAATCTGCAGCGTCGCCTGATCAGCGAGGCCAAAGTCAAGCTGTGGCGTGAGAGTCACCCACAAAACCAGCcgcaccatcaccaccaccagcagcagcaccagaaCCAGAGCCAATCCAAACCCTCGCAGCTGCCCGAGGTGGCCAATAAGGAGGAGGAAGCCGGCGGTCCAGAGATCCCCAGCGAAGGCGGCGAAGCTGCCGGGGAGGCGGCGGTGCCGGTGCCGGCCAAGCGACGCAAGGCGGTGCACAAGATGAACATGAACTTCTACGGCGCCGGCGGCGTGGAGTCCACCAAATCCGAGGAGCCATCGCAGGAGCGCACGCCTCTTTTCAAATACGAGCCCGGCCTGATTGTGGAGTGTTCGCTGCTGGAGCCCTGCACCAATGTCAAGGAGTTTAAGGCCGACATGCGCCAGTATCCGGACATTAAGTACGTGGACATCAAGGAGGGCGATCAGGTGGCCCAACTGCGCCTGGCCACGCCCGCCGCCGCCGAGGAGCTGGTGCGCCAGGTCAACTGTGCCGAGCGGCAGCTGAAGGTGCTGGCCGGCCAGCCGGAGACGCTCTATTGGCGCAAAATCGAGCAGGATCGCGAGGCGAAACTCTCGAAAAAGGTGCGCGTGCAGCAGAAGCGCGGTCGCGAGAAGATCTCCAAGCTGCTGGCCAAGCACATCAAGTTCGACGATGGCGACGATGAAGTACAGGCGGCCGCCATGGATTAA